One genomic segment of Hordeum vulgare subsp. vulgare chromosome 2H, MorexV3_pseudomolecules_assembly, whole genome shotgun sequence includes these proteins:
- the LOC123424860 gene encoding subtilisin-like protease 4, which translates to MRAPTPPLLLAGVLLLLASAADDLLAPLVAAAPGSAPQDPNPAGNGAGAKQTPPNVAAAEKSGAEQGGEEERLFAHAAAALGGGGDDFEDGELKTYLIIVCRANGPNGGEELKEWHASLLASLLNTTTDLVLLEALSHVGPRLVFSFQHVVSGFSARLTDREVAALSKLPWCVQALPDSTLRLTTTYTPELLGVSAPATGAWSVAGNMGEGVIVGILDNGIDPRHASFLDDGMQPPPAKWRGGCHFAGQAPCNKKLIGGRSRAPQEHGTHTSGTAVGAFVRDVSLLGAPAAGTASGMAPRAHLAFYEVCLADTCSATEVLSVTEKGAFQDGVDVISMSIGDDTQKPFYKDLIAVGSFSAVLSGVFVSTSAGNAGPLARTVTNCAPWLLTVAASTMGRRIVSKVQLGNGLVIDGENLNWYKPVGDSPLVFIAGMFSGGALNAVDVRGKIVACQRKEDPIMLAEMIQKAGGAGMISWSGPKRGAATTPVDNLSIAASRVTHADGEKIIAYINSTPNPTAALRFAGAQLNRASLPAIAEYSSRGPCNMSNVGVLKPDITGPGSVIAASIPGGANDTAPTRTFGLHSGTSMSTPHLSGIVAVIKKARPQWSPAAIKSALMTTADVTHPDGTPIVDETTGRPSCFAMGAGLVNPTRALDPGLVYDLAPADYIPYVCGLGYNESVINEIIAQPLQNVSCVTAGKIQGKDLNYPSIMVTLTPAAPETVVKRTATNVGEPVSVYSVEVIPPEGVAVEVVPNVLNFGQMRQKMEFTVKLTRGPNAAANGTAEGSLRWISGKRSVRSQIAVLFEALPN; encoded by the coding sequence ATGCGCGCCccaaccccacccctcctcctcgccggcgtccTATTACTGCTCGCCTCCGCGGCCGACGACCTGCTCGCTCCCCTCGTCGCCGCGGCCCCCGGCTCAGCACCGCAAGACCCCAATCCCGCCGGCAACGGGGCAGGCGCAAAACAGACACCCCCCAATGTCGCCGCCGCAGAGAAATCCGGGGCCGAGCAAGGCGGGGAGGAAGAGAGGCTGTTCGCTCACGCGGCGGCGGCTCTCGGGGGCGGGGGCGACGACTTCGAGGACGGCGAGCTCAAGACGTACCTGATCATCGTGTGCCGCGCCAACGGGCCCAATGGCGGCGAGGAGCTGAAGGAGTGGCACGCCTCGCTGCTGGCGTCTctgctcaacaccaccaccgacCTGGTCCTCCTCGAGGCGCTCTCCCACGTCGGCCCGCGGCTCGTCTTCTCCTTCCAGCACGTCGTCAGCGGCTTCTCCGCCCGGCTCACCGACCGCGAGGTGGCCGCGCTCTCCAAGCTGCCCTGGTGCGTCCAGGCGCTCCCCGACTCCACCCTGCGCCTCACCACCACCTACACGCCGGAGCTGCTCGGGGTGTCCGCGCCGGCCACGGGCGCGTGGAGCGTGGCCGGGAACATGGGGGAGGGCGTCATCGTCGGCATCCTCGACAACGGCATCGACCCGCGGCACGCCTCGTTCCTCGACGACGGCATGCAGCCGCCGCCCGCCAAGTGGCGCGGCGGGTGCCACTTCGCCGGCCAGGCGCCGTGCAACAAGAAGCTCATTGGCGGGCGGTCCAGGGCCCCGCAGGAGCACGGCACGCACACCTCCGGCACCGCCGTGGGCGCGTTCGTGCGGGACGTCAGCCTGCTCGGCGCCCCGGCCGCCGGGACGGCCTCCGGCATGGCGCCGCGCGCGCACCTGGCCTTCTACGAGGTGTGCCTCGCCGACACGTGCTCGGCCACGGAGGTCCTCTCCGTCACCGAGAAGGGCGCGTTCCAGGACGGCGTCGACGTCATCTCCATGTCCATCGGCGACGACACGCAGAAGCCCTTCTACAAGGACCTCATAGCCGTCGGCAGCTTCTCGGCTGTCCTGTCCGGCGTCTTCGTCAGCACCAGCGCCGGGAACGCCGGCCCGCTCGCGCGCACCGTCACCAACTGCGCCCCGTGGCTGCTCACCGTCGCCGCCAGCACCATGGGCCGCCGCATCGTTTCCAAGGTGCAGCTCGGCAATGGGCTGGTGATCGACGGCGAGAACCTGAATTGGTACAAGCCTGTCGGCGACAGCCCCCTTGTGTTCATCGCGGGCATGTTCTCCGGCGGCGCGCTCAACGCCGTCGACGTCCGCGGCAAGATCGTGGCGTGCCAGCGCAAGGAGGACCCCATCATGCTCGCGGAGATGATCCAGAAGGCGGGCGGCGCGGGTATGATCAGCTGGTCCGGCCCGAAGCGCGGCGCCGCCACCACGCCGGTCGACAACCTCTCCATCGCCGCCTCGCGGGTGACGCACGCCGACGGCGAGAAAATCATAGCGTACATCAACTCCACGCCCAACCCCACGGCCGCCCTCCGGTTCGCCGGGGCCCAGCTGAACCGGGCATCCCTGCCGGCCATCGCCGAGTACTCCTCGAGAGGACCATGCAACATGTCTAACGTCGGCGTGCTGAAGCCGGACATCACCGGGCCTGGCTCGGTCATCGCAGCCTCCATCCCCGGCGGCGCCAACGACACCGCGCCGACCCGGACCTTCGGCCTGCACAGCGGCACGTCCATGTCCACGCCACACCTGTCCGGGATCGTGGCCGTGATCAAGAAAGCGCGCCCGCAGTGGTCACCGGCGGCGATCAAGTCGGCGCTCATGACGACGGCGGACGTGACGCACCCGGACGGCACGCCGATCGTCGACGAGACGACAGGGCGGCCGAGCTGCTTCGCCATGGGCGCCGGGCTCGTGAACCCGACGCGGGCGCTGGACCCGGGCCTCGTCTACGACCTGGCGCCGGCGGACTACATCCCCTACGTGTGCGGCCTCGGGTACAACGAGAGCGTGATCAACGAGATCATCGCGCAGCCGCTGCAGAACGTGAGCTGCGTGACGGccgggaagatccaaggcaaggaCCTCAACTACCCGTCGATCATGGTGACGCTCACGCCGGCCGCGCCCGAGACCGTCGTCAAGCGCACGGCGACCAACGTAGGGGAGCCCGTGTCAGTGTACTCCGTGGAGGTCATCCCGCCGGAGGGCGTCGCCGTCGAGGTGGTGCCCAACGTGCTGAACTTCGGTCAAATGCGCCAGAAG